From a single Micromonospora pallida genomic region:
- a CDS encoding FAD:protein FMN transferase: protein MDTIDRACETHWSYRGRPVRVAVAGARRATAARRVVAGALAALDRVTAPGRGELARVHRAAGRPVPVGPLLRDLVAVALHAARASDGACDPTIGAARIRLAARGGPLPVCGFGTGVPLPTDDWRSVSLRNDRLTVPPTLLLVLGGTATAYLAQHCAARIAERSAGGVLVAIGSRVATAGPAPRGGWPVPVGGRTIRLRGGGLATASACRPDGGGVLDPRSGGAPELPWDAVTVAAPDTVRAATLAITALVRAADGPGWLAGQDCAWWVDPDRAELSPYPGVGAGRTR, encoded by the coding sequence GTGGACACGATTGATCGGGCATGCGAGACGCACTGGTCGTACCGGGGGCGACCGGTCCGGGTGGCGGTGGCCGGGGCACGGCGGGCGACGGCGGCCCGGCGGGTGGTCGCCGGAGCGCTGGCCGCCCTGGACCGGGTCACCGCACCTGGGCGGGGCGAGCTGGCCCGGGTACACCGGGCCGCCGGCCGTCCGGTGCCGGTCGGGCCGCTGCTGCGCGACCTGGTGGCGGTCGCTCTGCACGCGGCGCGGGCCAGCGACGGCGCCTGCGATCCGACAATCGGCGCGGCCCGGATCCGGCTGGCCGCCCGGGGCGGCCCGCTGCCCGTCTGCGGTTTCGGCACCGGAGTTCCGCTGCCGACCGACGACTGGCGGTCGGTGTCGCTGCGGAACGACCGGTTGACCGTGCCGCCGACGTTGCTGCTGGTCCTGGGCGGGACGGCGACGGCGTACCTGGCGCAACACTGCGCCGCGCGGATCGCCGAGCGGTCGGCGGGCGGGGTGCTGGTCGCCATCGGGTCCCGGGTGGCGACCGCCGGTCCGGCGCCGCGCGGCGGCTGGCCGGTGCCGGTGGGCGGCCGGACGATCCGGCTCCGCGGGGGTGGGCTGGCCACCGCGTCCGCGTGCCGTCCGGACGGTGGGGGCGTGCTCGATCCGCGGTCCGGCGGGGCACCTGAGCTGCCCTGGGACGCGGTGACCGTGGCCGCCCCGGACACGGTGCGGGCGGCCACCCTCGCCATCACCGCCCTGGTGCGAGCTGCGGACGGCCCAGGCTGGCTCGCCGGGCAGGACTGCGCCTGGTGGGTCGACCCGGACCGGGCCGAACTGTCGCCGTACCCCGGGGTGGGCGCGGGCCGGACCCGGTAG
- a CDS encoding carbohydrate ABC transporter permease has protein sequence MPPPTVVEDAGTTAAATAGAPTPGRPRGERGLSWLLLLPSVAVFALFIFWPLGRTFYLSTHGNDIFGAPSAYVGFAHYTEMLSGEFLGVLGTTAMFTLISVLPAVLGALVVVLLLESRIRGVRALRTAFALPFAFSVATASVVFAVIYNPAIGIANGMLGAVGVDRVNWLTDPSIALPAVGLATVWMNLGYNVLVLSAGVAAIPQEVVEAARLDGATGWRLATSVTIPLLSPQLFFLVVVSTIHALQSFGQIHILTKGGPDDATTTLVYSIYEEAFAFGSADFGAASAQAVVLLLIMLICTAIQFGVLERRVHYR, from the coding sequence GTGCCTCCCCCTACGGTCGTCGAAGACGCCGGGACCACGGCGGCCGCGACCGCCGGCGCCCCCACGCCCGGCCGGCCACGTGGCGAGCGTGGCCTGTCCTGGTTGCTGCTCCTGCCATCGGTCGCGGTCTTCGCCCTGTTCATCTTCTGGCCGCTCGGACGGACCTTCTACCTGTCCACCCACGGCAATGACATCTTCGGCGCACCGAGCGCCTACGTCGGCTTCGCCCACTACACGGAAATGCTGTCCGGCGAATTCCTCGGGGTGCTCGGCACCACCGCGATGTTCACCCTGATCAGCGTCCTACCGGCGGTGCTCGGCGCGCTGGTGGTGGTGCTGCTGCTGGAGTCGCGCATCCGGGGCGTACGGGCGTTGCGCACCGCCTTCGCGCTGCCGTTCGCGTTCTCGGTGGCCACCGCCTCCGTGGTGTTCGCGGTGATCTACAACCCGGCCATCGGCATCGCCAACGGGATGCTCGGCGCGGTCGGCGTCGACCGGGTCAACTGGCTCACCGACCCCTCCATCGCCCTGCCCGCCGTCGGCCTCGCCACGGTCTGGATGAACCTCGGGTACAACGTGCTGGTGCTCTCCGCCGGCGTGGCGGCCATCCCGCAGGAGGTCGTCGAGGCGGCCCGGCTCGACGGCGCGACCGGCTGGCGGCTCGCCACCAGCGTCACCATCCCGCTGCTCTCCCCGCAACTGTTCTTCCTCGTCGTGGTCTCCACGATCCACGCGCTGCAGAGCTTCGGCCAGATCCACATCCTCACCAAGGGCGGGCCGGACGACGCCACCACCACCCTGGTCTACTCCATCTACGAGGAGGCGTTCGCGTTCGGCTCCGCCGACTTCGGTGCGGCGAGCGCCCAGGCGGTCGTGCTGCTGCTGATCATGCTGATCTGCACGGCCATCCAGTTCGGCGTCCTGGAACGGCGGGTGCACTACCGATGA
- a CDS encoding serine/threonine-protein kinase — MRTLDGRYRLEQRIGVGGMSEVWRAHDVVLDRTVAVKLISPGQEDGPTSVERIRAEARSAARLVHPNVASVHDFGTSATVTGQVVPYIVMELAEGETLAAHIRGGPLDWRIAVRVCAEVSAALAAAHAHGIVHRDVKPANVVLTPVGVKVLDFGIATAAGTADPLPAGMVVGTPAYLAPEQLTGQPATTAADMYALGVLLYYCLTGRLPHPASTATQLLVRRRRQSPEPLPPIDGLPAEVADLCRRCLVEDPLARPTSLVAALVLAEAVDARVYVPLATVPPRPRAAGAVSPWSARAAAEPTEVAVAVDQGGPAEG; from the coding sequence ATGAGGACGCTGGACGGGCGGTACCGGCTCGAACAGCGGATCGGCGTCGGCGGGATGTCGGAGGTCTGGCGGGCACACGACGTGGTGCTGGACCGGACCGTGGCGGTCAAACTGATCTCTCCCGGCCAGGAGGACGGGCCGACCTCGGTGGAGCGGATCCGGGCCGAGGCCCGCTCGGCGGCCCGGCTGGTGCACCCGAACGTGGCGAGCGTGCACGACTTCGGCACGTCGGCGACGGTCACCGGGCAGGTGGTGCCGTACATCGTGATGGAGCTGGCCGAGGGGGAAACCCTCGCCGCGCACATTCGTGGTGGTCCGCTGGACTGGCGGATCGCGGTACGGGTCTGCGCCGAGGTGAGTGCGGCGCTGGCCGCCGCGCACGCCCACGGCATCGTGCACCGGGACGTGAAGCCGGCGAACGTGGTGCTCACCCCGGTCGGGGTGAAGGTGCTGGACTTCGGCATCGCCACCGCCGCCGGGACGGCCGACCCGCTCCCGGCGGGGATGGTGGTCGGCACTCCGGCGTACCTGGCCCCGGAGCAGTTGACCGGGCAGCCGGCCACCACCGCCGCCGACATGTACGCCCTCGGCGTGCTGCTGTACTACTGCCTGACCGGCCGCCTGCCGCACCCGGCGTCGACGGCGACCCAACTGCTGGTGAGGCGTCGCCGGCAGTCGCCGGAGCCGCTGCCCCCGATCGACGGTCTACCCGCCGAGGTGGCCGACCTGTGCCGGCGCTGCCTGGTCGAGGACCCGCTGGCCCGCCCCACCAGCCTGGTCGCCGCGCTGGTGCTGGCCGAGGCGGTGGACGCCCGGGTGTACGTGCCGCTGGCCACGGTGCCGCCCCGGCCCCGGGCGGCGGGGGCGGTGTCGCCGTGGAGCGCCCGGGCCGCCGCCGAGCCGACCGAGGTGGCGGTGGCGGTGGACCAGGGCGGCCCGGCGGAGGGCTGA
- a CDS encoding SCP2 sterol-binding domain-containing protein: MQERAWPDEEEPPSDPTAEFFRHVSQEHPVMLPDDITTTLRIDLEHDDGRTTHWFMSIDRGSIRVVEECRAADAVVRTSRQFFDRLVLGRANLFAALVRNEITNDGDVTSLAHLRKMLTGMARMHDPPGINITDGGPG, translated from the coding sequence GTGCAGGAGCGAGCGTGGCCGGACGAGGAAGAACCGCCGTCGGATCCCACCGCCGAATTCTTCCGGCACGTGAGCCAGGAGCACCCGGTCATGCTTCCGGACGACATAACGACGACCCTCCGGATCGATCTGGAACACGACGACGGTCGGACCACCCACTGGTTCATGTCCATCGATCGCGGGAGCATCCGGGTGGTGGAAGAGTGCCGTGCGGCGGACGCTGTGGTGCGGACCAGTAGACAGTTCTTCGATCGGCTCGTCCTCGGTAGGGCGAACCTCTTCGCGGCGCTGGTGCGCAACGAGATCACCAACGATGGCGACGTCACCAGCCTGGCGCACCTCCGGAAGATGCTCACCGGGATGGCGCGCATGCACGACCCGCCCGGGATAAACATCACCGACGGGGGGCCGGGATGA
- a CDS encoding N-acetyltransferase, which translates to MDLEVYSLAQRPELAPLLEDFDGAWPEFMTWDPIASLYYAVADEVYPEFVLVAIDPANPGRALARAYSVPLAWDDAEPLPPGGWDRVVQRATLNRLAGTKATIVSALEICIQPDQRGRGLSARMLEEMRDHTVRLGYHTLVAPVRPSGKHTRPDEAMTTYVARTRADGLPEDPWLRTHVRAGGHIESIAPRSMTIPGTLAEWRAWTGLPFDTTGPVHVPGALAPVHCDTTHDYAVYVEPNVWVRHPL; encoded by the coding sequence ATGGATCTTGAGGTGTACTCGCTGGCGCAGCGACCGGAACTCGCCCCGCTGCTCGAGGACTTCGACGGCGCCTGGCCGGAGTTCATGACCTGGGATCCCATCGCGTCGCTGTACTACGCCGTCGCCGACGAGGTCTACCCCGAGTTCGTGCTGGTGGCCATCGACCCCGCCAACCCCGGCCGCGCGCTCGCCCGTGCTTACAGCGTTCCGCTGGCCTGGGACGACGCCGAACCGCTGCCGCCCGGCGGCTGGGACCGCGTGGTGCAACGCGCCACCCTCAACCGGCTCGCCGGCACGAAGGCGACCATCGTCTCGGCGCTGGAGATCTGCATCCAACCCGACCAGCGCGGCCGTGGCCTGTCCGCACGCATGCTGGAGGAGATGCGCGACCACACCGTCCGACTGGGCTACCACACCCTCGTCGCCCCGGTACGACCCAGCGGCAAGCACACCCGCCCCGACGAGGCCATGACCACGTACGTCGCGCGGACTCGGGCCGATGGTCTCCCCGAGGACCCGTGGCTCCGCACCCACGTACGTGCCGGCGGCCACATCGAGTCGATCGCCCCGCGCTCCATGACCATCCCCGGAACCCTCGCGGAGTGGCGTGCCTGGACGGGTCTGCCCTTCGACACCACCGGCCCGGTGCACGTTCCCGGTGCCCTCGCCCCCGTGCACTGCGACACCACCCACGACTACGCCGTGTACGTCGAACCCAACGTGTGGGTCCGCCACCCCCTGTGA
- a CDS encoding SDR family oxidoreductase: MRRQRGGTASPLAGKVVLVTGAARGIGAHTARVAAARGARVCLVGLEPERLAALAAELGPGHLWFCADVTDQAALRAAVDGTVAALGGIDAVVANAGVANRGTLAVGDVEAMVRTVEVNLIGVMRTAAATVDALIARRGYLLLVSSAAAFAAAPGMAAYCASKAGVEQFGTSIRLELAHHGVAVGTAHMSWVDTDLVRDARADLPAVAELLAKLPWPMRRTTSVRECAEAFVRAVERRQRRVYVPRAVGLLQASRAVLVSPLADLVMARHARRAVPELEEQVRALGRGFGVTTALPTGTGPTGTGPTDTGSADTRPADTGPTGTGPAHTGPAGIRPEPLAGDSTC, encoded by the coding sequence ATGCGGCGGCAGCGAGGCGGTACGGCGAGCCCTCTGGCCGGCAAGGTCGTCCTGGTGACCGGGGCGGCCCGGGGCATCGGTGCGCACACCGCCCGGGTCGCCGCCGCCCGGGGCGCCCGGGTCTGCCTGGTCGGCCTGGAGCCGGAGCGCCTGGCCGCGCTCGCGGCCGAACTCGGGCCCGGACATCTCTGGTTCTGCGCCGACGTCACCGACCAGGCGGCCCTGCGGGCGGCCGTGGACGGCACGGTGGCGGCGCTGGGCGGCATCGACGCGGTGGTCGCGAACGCGGGCGTGGCGAACCGGGGCACCCTGGCGGTCGGGGACGTCGAGGCGATGGTGCGGACCGTCGAGGTGAACCTGATCGGGGTGATGCGGACGGCGGCGGCGACGGTCGACGCGCTGATCGCCCGGCGGGGCTACCTGCTGCTCGTCTCGTCGGCGGCGGCGTTCGCCGCGGCGCCCGGAATGGCCGCGTACTGCGCGTCGAAGGCCGGGGTGGAGCAGTTCGGCACGTCGATCCGGTTGGAGTTGGCCCACCACGGGGTCGCCGTCGGCACCGCGCACATGTCCTGGGTCGACACCGACCTGGTCCGGGATGCCCGCGCCGATCTGCCGGCCGTCGCCGAACTGCTGGCGAAGCTGCCCTGGCCGATGCGGCGGACCACGTCGGTGCGGGAGTGCGCGGAGGCGTTCGTCCGGGCCGTCGAGCGACGGCAGCGACGGGTGTACGTGCCCCGGGCCGTGGGGCTGTTGCAGGCCAGTCGCGCGGTGTTGGTCAGCCCGCTGGCCGACCTGGTGATGGCCCGGCACGCGCGACGCGCCGTACCCGAGTTGGAGGAGCAGGTGCGGGCCCTGGGGCGCGGGTTCGGCGTGACCACGGCGCTGCCCACCGGCACGGGCCCCACTGGCACGGGCCCCACCGACACCGGCTCCGCTGACACCCGTCCCGCTGACACCGGCCCCACCGGCACGGGCCCCGCTCACACCGGCCCCGCCGGCATCCGGCCCGAACCGCTGGCGGGCGACTCCACCTGCTGA
- a CDS encoding methyltransferase domain-containing protein, whose translation MSRLGSPTAAPDQITYLDTAAATPVGLDYKRRLVEALDVRTGQTVVDLGCGPGTDLAALADAVGPDGTVFGVDLEPRMVAEASRRHADRPNVEVRAGDVHELPLADASVDRIRVDRVLQHLSDPARVFAEARRALRPGGFFGMAEPDWDTLAVADEDVATSRRFARFTAGRVRNATIGRQLVGLATRAGFRVRSVDPMAVLFRDFDTADQILGLRRNTARAVQAGELAETDGRAWLHRLETGPVLAGFTFYLVTAEA comes from the coding sequence ATGAGCCGACTCGGGAGCCCGACCGCCGCACCGGACCAGATCACCTACCTGGACACCGCCGCCGCCACACCGGTGGGCCTGGACTACAAGCGACGTCTCGTCGAGGCGCTCGACGTACGGACGGGACAGACCGTGGTCGACCTCGGCTGCGGGCCGGGGACGGACCTGGCCGCACTGGCCGACGCGGTCGGACCGGACGGCACGGTGTTCGGCGTCGACCTCGAGCCCCGGATGGTCGCCGAGGCGAGCCGTCGGCACGCCGACCGACCGAACGTCGAGGTACGGGCGGGCGACGTCCACGAGCTGCCGCTGGCCGACGCGAGTGTGGACCGCATCCGGGTGGACCGGGTCCTGCAACACCTGTCCGACCCGGCGCGGGTGTTCGCGGAGGCCCGGCGGGCGCTGCGGCCGGGTGGCTTCTTCGGCATGGCCGAGCCGGACTGGGACACCCTCGCCGTCGCGGACGAGGACGTGGCGACGAGCCGCCGCTTCGCGCGGTTCACCGCCGGTCGGGTCCGCAACGCCACGATCGGGCGGCAGTTGGTCGGGCTCGCCACCCGGGCCGGCTTCCGGGTCCGGTCGGTCGATCCGATGGCGGTGCTGTTCCGGGACTTCGACACCGCCGACCAGATCCTCGGACTACGGCGGAACACGGCCCGGGCGGTGCAGGCGGGCGAGCTGGCCGAGACGGACGGGCGGGCGTGGCTGCACCGGCTGGAGACCGGTCCGGTCCTCGCCGGCTTCACGTTCTACCTGGTCACCGCAGAGGCGTGA
- a CDS encoding ABC transporter substrate-binding protein — translation MALPRPRRTGAVILALLTATALVAGCGGAESGGEASDALNAPGAEALNNADGKTTVEFWHSMKGANATAVDKLVADFNAANGGKIEVKAVYQGSYDETIAKYKASVQQKSTPALVQVYDIGSRFMVDSKQVVPMHRFIEKDKFDAGDIEPNIASYYSVDGKLWSMPFNTSTPLLYLNKEAFESAGLDPTKPPKTLAEIGELAKKLTVKDASGKTTQFGFGAAIYGWLLEQLLATDGKEYCDNGNGREKLATRVQFDQPAAVQVAQWWADLVRNGYATNTGRKTDDAQAAFKAGTVAMHLESTSVLRGYVDAAAGKFTVLTAPYPKVSDASTGGPIIGGASLWINGVGHSAAEKRAAWEFAKFSADATPQAQWHTGTGYVPINVRALDQVDKAWVTKYPQFRTAVDQLHSLPPSVASAGCLLGVMPQARKAAEDGLEAAIVGTKPAEQAMKDAATSVQPAIDSYNKSVA, via the coding sequence ATGGCACTTCCCCGACCACGCCGTACCGGCGCAGTCATCCTCGCCCTGCTCACCGCCACCGCGCTGGTCGCCGGCTGCGGCGGCGCCGAGTCCGGCGGCGAGGCATCCGACGCCCTGAATGCGCCGGGCGCCGAGGCGCTCAACAACGCCGACGGGAAGACGACCGTCGAGTTCTGGCACTCGATGAAGGGCGCGAACGCCACCGCCGTGGACAAGCTGGTCGCCGACTTCAACGCCGCCAACGGCGGCAAGATCGAGGTCAAGGCGGTCTACCAGGGCAGCTACGACGAGACGATCGCCAAGTACAAGGCGTCGGTGCAGCAGAAGAGCACCCCCGCCCTGGTTCAGGTGTACGACATCGGCAGCCGCTTCATGGTCGACTCGAAGCAGGTCGTGCCGATGCACCGGTTCATCGAGAAGGACAAGTTCGACGCCGGCGACATCGAACCGAACATCGCCAGCTACTACTCGGTCGACGGCAAGCTCTGGTCGATGCCGTTCAACACCTCCACCCCCCTGCTGTACCTCAACAAGGAGGCGTTCGAGTCCGCCGGGCTCGACCCGACCAAGCCACCGAAGACCCTCGCCGAGATCGGCGAGCTGGCCAAGAAGCTCACCGTGAAGGACGCCAGCGGCAAGACCACCCAGTTCGGCTTCGGTGCGGCCATCTACGGCTGGCTGCTCGAACAGCTCCTCGCCACCGACGGCAAGGAGTACTGCGACAACGGCAACGGACGCGAGAAGCTCGCCACCCGGGTGCAGTTCGACCAGCCGGCGGCGGTGCAGGTCGCCCAGTGGTGGGCGGACCTGGTCCGCAACGGGTACGCGACGAACACCGGCCGGAAGACCGACGACGCCCAGGCGGCCTTCAAGGCCGGGACGGTCGCCATGCACCTGGAGTCGACCAGCGTGCTGCGCGGCTACGTCGACGCGGCGGCGGGCAAGTTCACCGTCCTGACCGCCCCGTACCCGAAGGTGTCGGACGCCTCCACCGGCGGACCGATCATCGGCGGGGCGTCGCTCTGGATCAACGGGGTCGGGCACAGCGCCGCCGAGAAGCGGGCCGCCTGGGAGTTCGCCAAGTTCTCCGCCGACGCCACCCCGCAGGCCCAGTGGCACACCGGCACCGGCTACGTGCCGATCAACGTGCGGGCGCTGGACCAGGTCGACAAGGCATGGGTGACGAAGTACCCGCAGTTCCGCACCGCCGTGGACCAGTTGCACTCGCTGCCGCCGTCGGTCGCCTCGGCCGGCTGTCTGCTCGGCGTGATGCCGCAGGCGCGTAAGGCCGCCGAGGACGGGCTGGAGGCGGCCATCGTCGGCACCAAGCCCGCCGAGCAGGCCATGAAGGACGCCGCCACGAGCGTCCAGCCGGCGATCGACAGCTACAACAAGTCGGTGGCCTGA
- a CDS encoding LysE family translocator, producing the protein MSNTGRVFTFYLAAVGALVLLTLLPGPDVAVVTRFALGGGVAAGARAAVGVVGGLAAWGVLTVVGLAAVLAASATAYTVVKLAGAVFLVGMGVRMLWRSRRRDSLPTDARPAEAGHAARSGLLTNVLNPKIAVFYTGLLPSLVPAGGSPRLWLPLLVLTHAVLSLAWLVGYAAVLSRSRSVLGRPGVRTVLDRVTGCVLIGFGVRVAAEAR; encoded by the coding sequence ATGTCGAATACTGGACGGGTGTTCACCTTCTACCTGGCCGCAGTCGGCGCGCTGGTGCTGTTGACGCTCCTGCCGGGCCCGGACGTCGCGGTCGTCACGCGCTTCGCCCTCGGTGGCGGTGTCGCGGCCGGAGCGCGGGCGGCGGTGGGCGTGGTCGGTGGGCTGGCCGCCTGGGGCGTACTGACCGTGGTGGGACTCGCCGCTGTGCTGGCCGCGTCAGCCACCGCGTACACGGTCGTGAAGCTCGCTGGCGCAGTCTTCCTCGTCGGAATGGGCGTCCGGATGCTGTGGCGCAGCCGCCGGCGAGACAGCCTTCCCACGGACGCGCGGCCGGCGGAGGCTGGTCACGCCGCCCGCAGCGGCCTGCTCACGAACGTGCTCAACCCCAAGATCGCCGTCTTCTACACCGGCCTGCTGCCGTCGCTGGTTCCCGCTGGTGGTTCACCCCGTCTGTGGCTGCCTCTGCTCGTCCTCACCCACGCGGTCCTCTCGCTTGCCTGGCTGGTCGGATACGCAGCCGTTCTGTCGAGGTCCAGGTCCGTGCTGGGGCGGCCCGGAGTCCGCACCGTGCTGGACCGGGTCACCGGCTGCGTACTGATCGGCTTCGGCGTGCGCGTCGCGGCCGAGGCGCGTTGA
- a CDS encoding carbohydrate ABC transporter permease, translated as MSRRISPGRIAVYVVLGLALVPVLFPVYYAFAGAVMGPGDLATYPPALVPHALHWQNFGDVFDAVPLGRFYVNSAVQAGVITLAQVVTSILAAYAFAFLRMPAKAATFALFLATLMVPWESIIIPNYLAISDWGLARGGLTYLGLVLPFLASAFGTFLLRQAFLQFPGELRDAAVIDGCGHWRLLWRVVVPLSKPSIAAVGVYVFLSAWNQYFWPLILIRDPEYQTLQIGISQLNDAEAAQPGLILAGVALSLLPTLAVVIFGQRYIVRGLTAGALR; from the coding sequence ATGAGCCGACGTATTTCGCCCGGCCGGATCGCCGTCTACGTCGTCCTCGGACTGGCGCTCGTCCCGGTGCTGTTCCCGGTCTACTACGCGTTCGCCGGTGCCGTGATGGGCCCCGGCGACCTGGCCACCTATCCCCCGGCGCTGGTGCCGCACGCCCTGCACTGGCAGAACTTCGGCGACGTGTTCGACGCCGTGCCCCTGGGCCGGTTCTACGTCAACTCCGCCGTGCAGGCCGGCGTGATCACCCTCGCCCAGGTGGTGACCAGCATCCTCGCCGCGTACGCCTTCGCGTTCCTGCGGATGCCGGCGAAGGCGGCGACCTTCGCGCTCTTCCTGGCCACGCTGATGGTCCCGTGGGAGAGCATCATCATCCCCAACTACCTGGCCATCTCGGACTGGGGACTGGCCCGTGGTGGGCTGACCTACCTCGGCCTGGTGCTGCCGTTCCTCGCCTCGGCATTCGGCACCTTCCTGCTGCGCCAGGCGTTCCTCCAGTTCCCCGGCGAACTGCGCGACGCGGCCGTGATCGACGGTTGCGGGCACTGGCGGCTGCTCTGGCGGGTGGTGGTGCCGCTGTCCAAGCCGTCCATCGCGGCGGTCGGGGTGTACGTCTTCCTCTCCGCATGGAACCAGTACTTCTGGCCACTGATCCTCATCCGGGATCCCGAGTACCAGACCCTCCAGATCGGGATCTCCCAGCTCAACGATGCTGAGGCGGCCCAGCCGGGGTTGATCCTGGCCGGCGTCGCGCTCTCCCTGCTCCCCACCCTGGCCGTCGTGATCTTCGGCCAGCGGTACATCGTCCGTGGTCTCACCGCGGGCGCACTGCGTTGA
- a CDS encoding low temperature requirement protein A has product MTFLELFFDLVFVFALTRIVARAFEDLVVEPGGSMWSRALPGAGKTLLLLLALYALWQGTAWTTSRYDPESNAIQAVVAVALGAGLVMGVAVPQAFHGYAEAFAMAYVIGQVARPLVLRLSLREQGRRLLKWRMLVTYGVIGALWIVGAFVDGRTLITLWALALAIEYAAERYGWPVPGLGRSATARWDIAAEHLAERYQQFFLIALGETILVIGVSYSTGPFNLEHTLAFATAAITSALLWRVYYHRAGRILPEAIAHSNKPSAIGRSAATTHLVMIIGVVTTALGYEITIQHPVGHAPATWIAPVLLGPALFIAGRARFEYEVFGRVSPARLVTLAALILPYPLLTFAPPVAASGLAAAVLLAAAVADARRAHGRPPEPARPPF; this is encoded by the coding sequence GTGACGTTCCTCGAGCTCTTCTTCGACCTGGTGTTCGTGTTCGCGTTGACGCGGATCGTCGCCCGGGCGTTCGAGGACCTTGTGGTCGAGCCGGGGGGCAGCATGTGGTCACGGGCGCTGCCTGGGGCCGGGAAGACCCTCCTGCTGCTGTTGGCCCTGTACGCGCTGTGGCAGGGCACCGCCTGGACGACCAGCCGCTACGACCCGGAGTCGAACGCCATCCAGGCGGTGGTCGCCGTCGCACTCGGGGCCGGGCTGGTGATGGGAGTGGCCGTTCCGCAGGCGTTCCACGGCTACGCCGAAGCGTTCGCGATGGCCTACGTCATCGGCCAGGTCGCCCGGCCCCTGGTGCTCCGGCTCTCGCTCCGCGAGCAGGGGCGACGACTGCTGAAATGGCGGATGTTGGTCACGTACGGCGTCATCGGCGCGTTGTGGATCGTCGGGGCGTTCGTCGACGGGCGTACGTTGATCACGCTGTGGGCGCTCGCGCTCGCGATCGAGTACGCGGCCGAACGGTACGGGTGGCCCGTACCCGGGCTGGGACGCTCCGCGACCGCCCGGTGGGACATCGCCGCGGAACACCTCGCCGAGCGGTACCAACAGTTCTTCCTCATCGCCCTGGGCGAGACGATCCTGGTGATCGGCGTGTCCTACAGCACCGGCCCCTTCAATCTGGAGCACACCCTCGCCTTCGCGACCGCCGCGATCACCTCGGCCCTGCTCTGGCGCGTCTACTACCACCGCGCCGGGCGGATCCTCCCCGAGGCCATCGCCCACTCGAACAAGCCGTCGGCCATCGGCAGGTCCGCCGCCACCACCCATCTCGTCATGATCATCGGAGTGGTGACCACCGCCCTCGGCTACGAGATCACCATCCAACACCCCGTCGGCCACGCCCCGGCGACCTGGATCGCACCCGTCCTGCTCGGTCCGGCTCTGTTCATCGCCGGGCGCGCCCGCTTCGAATACGAGGTCTTCGGCCGGGTCTCCCCAGCCCGCCTGGTGACCCTCGCGGCGCTCATCCTGCCCTACCCGCTGCTCACGTTCGCACCGCCCGTCGCCGCGTCGGGGCTCGCCGCCGCGGTGCTGCTCGCCGCCGCGGTGGCCGATGCCCGACGCGCACACGGCCGGCCACCGGAGCCCGCCAGACCACCCTTCTGA
- a CDS encoding OsmC family protein, which produces MSDPSSWFHEAMATAEGGHVRTDDGGLSTTLASPLAPHCSGLTPEQLLAAAFASCLHHAAVEAAKDITDEAHTVQVRAEVRLGRADDGRYQADVHASIASTGLSRDQLAGLVRQADRLWPFSSGDLSRHRLTVTAAENGRH; this is translated from the coding sequence ATGTCGGACCCGAGTTCCTGGTTCCACGAGGCCATGGCGACCGCCGAGGGCGGTCACGTACGCACCGACGACGGTGGGCTCTCCACAACGCTGGCCTCCCCGCTCGCGCCGCACTGCTCGGGGCTCACGCCGGAGCAGTTGCTCGCGGCGGCCTTCGCCTCGTGCCTGCACCACGCGGCGGTGGAGGCGGCCAAGGACATCACCGACGAGGCGCACACCGTGCAGGTACGCGCCGAGGTCAGGTTGGGTCGCGCCGACGACGGCCGGTACCAGGCGGACGTGCACGCCTCGATCGCCTCGACCGGGCTGAGCCGCGACCAACTCGCTGGTCTGGTCCGGCAGGCGGACCGGTTGTGGCCGTTCTCCAGCGGCGACCTGAGCCGGCACCGGCTGACCGTCACCGCGGCGGAGAACGGGCGGCACTGA